AGACTTTTTTTAGTAGAATTTGGGCATCATGAAAAAGTTCATTGGCTTGTTCACCAATTACCTCATCTTCCAAAATAGCAGGGTATTTTCCATGCAGGTCCCAGGAGCGGAAAAAAGGGGTCCAATCGATAAATTCCTTGAGTTCGGATAAATCAAAATTATCCCAAAACTCTATACCCAATTGGTTGGGTTTGTAAATGTCCTCCTCTTTAAATTCAATTTGCAATTTATTCGCCCGTGCTTCTTGCAAGCTTAGATATTCCTTCTGTTTGGTCCGATTTAAAAATTTTTCACGAAAGCTTTCGTAATCGAGTTTAATTGATTTCTTATAGGTTTCGGAAGTTTCTTTTTGAAGCAAGTCCCCAACTACGGTGACCGCTCTTGAAGCATCATGTACATGAACTACGGATTGGCTGTACATTGGGTCTATTTTGACCGCCGTATGGGCCTTACTTGTAGTTGCCCCACCAATCAATAACGGAACGTCGAAATTTTGACGTTCCATCTCTTTGGCCAAGAAGACCATTTCATCAAGTGAAGGAGTTATCAATCCACTCAACCCAATAATATCGACCTTTTCTTCGATTGCCCTATTAATGATTTTTTCAGGAGGTACCATTACCCCCAAATCAACAATTTCATAGTTATTACAGGCCAAGACCACGGATACAATGTTTTTTCCGATATCATGCACATCGCCTTTAACGGTAGCCATTAGAATCTTACCTGCAGTACCAGCCCCCTCTAACTCCCCCGAAGGGGGAGAACTTAAAAGTTGGGTGTGAATGGCCTCTAAAACACTTTCAAGGTCACCTAAGACTTCATTATTGGTAAACCTGATGACCCGATAACCTTGATTTTCGAGCCATGAAGTACGTTCAGCATCCGATTTTTTATTTTCCGGGAGTTGATGGATACCGCCATCAACTTCGACAATCAAGTTTTGTTTTAAACAGATAAAATCGGCAATGAATTCTCCAATGATATGCTGCCTTCTAAATTTGTATCCATCCAAATTTTTACCACTTAAGGCATTCCATAGCATGGCCTCGGCCTTTGTAGGCTGATTTCGCATTTTTTGGGCATGTTCCTTCAACAACCCATATAAAATAGGATTTGCCGTAGCCCAGTATTGCTCCCCCTTTGGGGGTTGGGGGGCCTTTTTCGATTCTTCAATAAAAGGCTCTAGATAGGCCACGGCTTTTTTCATGACCCTGGCCGATTTCACAACTTGCGGCAAAAACATTTTTCCGCTGCCGAATAAATCTCCCACGACGTTCATTCCGGTCATCAAATGCCCCTCAATAACTTCAAGTGGTCTCGAAGCGTGTTCGCGGGCTTCTTCAACATCTTCAATAATGTATTGGTCTATTCCCTTGACCAAGGCCCGGGTGATACGGTCCTGCAGTGGTTCTTGACGCCAGGAAAGATCTACTTTACTCTCCTTGGTTTTTCCCTGGACGGTTTCTGCAAATTCCAACAGTCTTTCCGTGGCATCTTCCCTCCGATTAAGAACTACATCTTCCACATATTCCAAAAGGTCCTTTGGGATATCATCATAAACCTCCAACAAGGCTGGATTGACAATACCCATGTTCATTCCGGCTTTGATGGCGTGATATAAGAACACGGAATGCATCGCTTCCCGTACGGGATTGTTACCCCTAAAGGAAAAGGAAACATTACTGACCCCTCCACTCACGCTGCAATAGGGAAGATTGTTACGCACCCATTGCGTACCTTCAATAAAGTCCAGTGCATTTCGCTTATGCTCATCCATTCCGGTAGCTACGGGAAAAATATTGAGGTCAAAAATGATGTCTTCAGGAGGAAAGCCCACCTCATCCACCAGAATTCCATAGGAGCGTTCGGCTATTTCAATCCGTCGTTCCAAATTATCTGCTTGGCCCACTTCATCAAAAGCCATGATAATTACCGCCGCTCCGTACCGCTTGATTAATTTAGCCTGTCGGACGAACTCTTCTTTACCTTCCTTTAAACTAATGGAGTTTACCACACATTTTCCCTGGACCACTTGAAGCCCTGCTTCAATAATCTCCCATTTGGAACTATCTATCATTATGGGAACACGCGCGATATCGGGTTCAGCAACGATCAAATTCAAAAACCTGACCATAGCCTGTTTGCCATCAATAAGACCATCGTCCATATTAATATCGATGATTTGGGCTCCGCCCTCTACTTGATGTCTCGCAATTTCAAGTGCTTCCTCGTACTTATCTTCTTTGATCAAACGCAGGAATTTTCGTGAACCTGCCACATTGGTGCGCTCCCCCACATTTACAAAATTGCTTTCCGCAGTGATGACAAGAGGCTCCAAGCCACTCAAACGTAGAAATCGTTGTTGGTTATTCGTAATTGGTTGTTCGTTGAAAGTTCTCATAACTTCTTATGATAATTAATGAAGCCGTTCAACAATTTTTTAACACGTTCAATTTCTCTCAAAATTTCTGAGATATCACCAGTAGTATATTCCAAGTCGTTGGCCAGAATAATTTGGGTTTCGACCTCGAATAATAAACCCCTAGCTATATGTAAAAAGTGAATGGTCTCTTTTGAAGACTGCCTACCACAACCCTCTGCAATATTGGAAGAAACCGAAATCACACATCTTCTTAATTGCGAGGTCAAAGAAAATTGTTCTTCCTTCGGAAACACTCTTGTCAACAAATACACTTGTCTGACCAACTCTCTAGCCTTTAACCAAATATCCAATTCTTTATAGTCCATTCCCATAGTTTCATTAACGAACAACGATTAACCATTAACTAAAAGCTCTCGAGGAGCGTAATGCTTCACCAATTCTGCAATAGCCTTAATATGTTCGGGTGTGGTGCCGCAGCATCCACCAACAATATTGACAAGACCCTTCTCTAAATATTCCTTGATCTGCGAGGCCATTTGTTCCGGGGTTTCGTCATATTCGCCAAAAGCATTGGGCAGGCCCGCATTGGGATGCGCACTAATGGCATGATCTGATTTTGCTGAGATAACCTCCAAATGTGGAGTCAATTGCTTTGCCCCCAAAGCACAATTAAACCCTACCGATAAAATTGGAATATGGGAAATGGAAATTAAAAAGGCTTCTGCGGTCTGTCCAGAAAGTGTCCTTCCAGAGGCATCGGTTATGGTCCCACTCACCATTATGGGTACCTGAATATTACGTTCTTCCTTGACTTCTTCAATGGCAAACAAAGCTGCTTTGGCATTTAAGGTGTCAAAAATGGTTTCCACCAATAACATATCCGAACCTCCATCCAATAGGGCTTCGGCCTGTAGTTTGTAAGCTATTCGAAGTTCATCAAAACTTACGGCACGAAATCCGGGATCGTTCACATCCGGCGAAAGACTGGCAGTTTTATTGGTGGGCCCCATGCTTCCTGCAACAAAGCGAGGCTTATGGGGCTCTTTCAAGGTGAATTCATCAGCCACTTTCTTGGCAATCCGTGCAGATTCATAGTTGAGTTCATAAACCAATTCTTCCATCCCATAATCGGCCATGGCAATGGTGGTGCCCGAGAAGGTATTGGTCTCTACAATATCCGCTCCTGCTTCAAAGTATTTTCTATGCACCTCTGCAATGGCATCCGGCTGGGTCAAGGACAATAGATCGTTATTTCCTTGTAACGGATGTGGCCAATCCTTAAAGCGATCGCCCCGAAAGTCTTCTTCAGTAAACTTATAACGCTGCAACATCGTGCCCATGGCCCCATCCAAGATTAAAATTCGTTCCTCGAGTAAACTCTTAATTCTAGACATAATAAGCTATTGCCCCAAATTCATTGGGAGTTAAAATATAGTATCAAGCAAGATGGAAATTCCTATTCTTTATGTTATCCTTCCCATATCATCCTGTAATTACTTTAGCAGGTCCCAAACAAGTTTGGGATGGGTAGAATGTAGCACCTTCTCAGATCCTGATCGGCATCAGGATAAACCGAGGGTTGCTAAGGCATCATAGGGTCTATTCCCTCCACCTTTCTTGATAACTTTCAATTTTTAAATGAACTCTAGCGCAAAGAAACGGCGCATTGTTTTGAAAACCAAAAAAACCTTCCAAAAAGAAATTGAAAGGCTTTTCCAATTTAGAACACGTATTGAGTTCGTGAGGTTTAGCGTCACGAAAAATCTATAGGATACTTTGCACCACTTCTTTTTTGGCTTCCTTTTTGGTTCCATCAAATCCTTCAACACCGCCGACAGTGGTATATTTCATCACAAACCGTTTGTCCGGATTTATAATTTGATAAGCGTATTGGCACATAACGGCCGCTTCATGAAAACCGGATAAAATCAGTTTTAATTTTCCTTCATAGGTGTTGACATCGCCAATGGCAAAAACCCCTGGAATATTGGTTTGGTAATCCTTGGCGTTATTTACTTTAATGGCATTTTTTTCGATTTCGAGACCCCAATTCCCTAAAGGCCCCAGTTTAGGGGAAAGTCCGAACAAGGGGATAAAATGGTCAACTTCCAAATAGGTTGGTTCTTTATCCGGCTCGGTACTTTTAATGACCACGGCCTGAAGTTCCTTATTTCCGTGCAATTCCTTTACCTCAGCCTTGGTATATAACTTGATTTTCCCCAATTGTGCCAACTCCCGTGCTTTTTCCACGGAATCCAATGCTCCCCTAAATTCATTCCTTCTATGGACCAGTGATACTTCGGAGGCCACATCCGCCAAATAAATGGCCCAGTCCAAAGCCGAATCGCCACCTCCCGCAATCACTACCTTCTTGTCCCTATAGACTTCCGGATCCTTAATGATATAGGAAACACCGTTATCTTCATACCTCTCCAAATTCTCCAGTTGTGGCTTGCGAGGTTCAAAAGACCCCAATCCTCCAGCAATTACAACTACCGGTGCATGATGCTTGGTTCCTTTATTGGTCGTTACAATGAACGAACCATCTTCTTGTTTTTCCAAAGTTTCGGCCCGTTCTCCCAAGGTATATCCGGCATTGAAAGGCTTTATCTGTTCTAGGAGGCGTTCCACTAAATCCCCTGCCAAAATCTCTGGATAGGCAGGAATGTCATAAATGGGTTTCTTCGGATAGATTTCCGAACACTGCCCTCCTGGTTGGGGCAATGCATCAATCAAATGACATTTCAGTTTTAATAATCCAGCTTCAAATACGGTAAACAATCCTGTTGGGCCTGCACCAATTATCAATATATCGGTTTTAATCATTTCTATTATTAGTTATTAGTATTGAGTAATTGGACGATAGAAAAATGGCATGCCATTGACTTCAAGTCTTTAATTAGCTCAATCATTAGTATTCTATTTTAAGGGTAATTCCATAAATCCTAAGTACTCATATCTTAGTACTTGCTCAGGCTTTTTCAACCAATTTTTGCGTGATTTTGTTCATTTTGTCCACTTTTTCTTCAAAATCACCTTTTATCGTTTTTCTAAATTCATTTAGGTTCTGTACCATTTTACTGATATCTTCGGGTAGCACCTCTTCAAAAAATTGTCGAAGACGTTTTGCTGTTGTTGGTGACTTTCCATTGGTGGAGATTGCCACTTTTACGTGGCCTTTGGTCACAATACCCCCCATGTAGAAATCACATAACGGGGGATTGTCGGCAACATTGACCAAAATATGTAGCTTGCGACAGTCCTTATATATCCTAAGATTCACCTCTGGTACGTCCGTAGTGGCAACTACCATGTGTTTTCCATACAAATAATTGGCATTGTATTCATCCTCAACTATGGTCACGTTGAATTGTTTGGCGATATCCAAAGTAGCTTCCCGAAACATAGGGGCAACCATGGTAACCTTGGCATCTGGGCTTGACTTGGTGAGAAAATGCAATTTTTCCTCCGCAACATAGCCCCCGCCCACAATGAGCACCTCCAACTGGGACGTCTTTAAGAAAATAGGATAAAGATTGTTTCGTTCCATTAGGTACAAACCATTTGCTGTTTTTGAATTTCCATCAATTTGTTACGGTGCTTCACCACTTCCCCGATTACAATAATTGCTGGATTGGACAACTGTTGCCCCCTGACCTTGGCTTCAATGGTAACAACAGTGCCAATTCCAATTTTTTCGTTCCTTGTGGTCCCTTCTTGAATAATGGCCACTGGGGTATCCGTCTTACCTTCTTTTTTGAAAAGTTCCATGATTTCCGAGAGCTTAGACATTCCCATTAAAATCACCACGGTCGCACTGGATTTTGCCGCCAACGCAACATCATTGGACAGCCTGTGTTCCTTGGTGGTCCCGGTAATCACCCAAAAGCTTTCGGCCGCACCTCGTTTGGTCACGGGAATATGTGCATTGGCCGGCACGGCAACCGAGGATGAGATTCCAGGTACAACAGCTACTTCAAGACCATATTCGGCGGCGTATTCCATTTCCTCCGCCCCTCGACCAAAAACAAAGGGATCTCCTCCTTTTAATCGCACCACATGTTTACCTTGTTTTCCCCGTTGTACGATCAATTCATTAATTTGTTCCTGTTGATAGGAATAACAACCTTTTCGCTTCCCAACAAATATGTGTTCGGATTTTGGGGCATATCCCAGTAGTTCGGAATCGACCAAAGCATCGTACAAAACCACATCTGCCGATTGCAATGCTTTAATACCCCGAAGCGTAATCAAGTCGATGGCTCCAGGACCAGCGCCTACCACGGTCAATTTTCCAAGCGCCCCTCCTGTCTCACCGAAGGGGGGATGATACTGTGTACCTTTGATTCTCATGCTTCTTCTAGTTCAAGTTTTCTAAATTCCTGGAGTTGGCCCAATACAGCCTTGGCATCCTCCAAATATGATTTCGCAAATTCTTCGGAGGGTTTTGTTTTGTTCAACTGAAGGACCATGTCCTCAAAACTTCCAAGCCCCCTTTCCATTCCCCCAATGGGGGAAAACGTGACTTTACCGGTTTGAACAAATAGCTTGTCAAAATCCTTGATAATACTGGAGTGGGTATTGGTTTTGGTTTTCTCGGCAGTCAACAAAGCCTTTGCTGAATTGACCATGGATTGGTAACTATAATAGATACTGGCGGC
The sequence above is a segment of the Muricauda sp. SCSIO 64092 genome. Coding sequences within it:
- a CDS encoding bifunctional precorrin-2 dehydrogenase/sirohydrochlorin ferrochelatase, with amino-acid sequence MERNNLYPIFLKTSQLEVLIVGGGYVAEEKLHFLTKSSPDAKVTMVAPMFREATLDIAKQFNVTIVEDEYNANYLYGKHMVVATTDVPEVNLRIYKDCRKLHILVNVADNPPLCDFYMGGIVTKGHVKVAISTNGKSPTTAKRLRQFFEEVLPEDISKMVQNLNEFRKTIKGDFEEKVDKMNKITQKLVEKA
- a CDS encoding vitamin B12 dependent-methionine synthase activation domain-containing protein — protein: MRTFNEQPITNNQQRFLRLSGLEPLVITAESNFVNVGERTNVAGSRKFLRLIKEDKYEEALEIARHQVEGGAQIIDINMDDGLIDGKQAMVRFLNLIVAEPDIARVPIMIDSSKWEIIEAGLQVVQGKCVVNSISLKEGKEEFVRQAKLIKRYGAAVIIMAFDEVGQADNLERRIEIAERSYGILVDEVGFPPEDIIFDLNIFPVATGMDEHKRNALDFIEGTQWVRNNLPYCSVSGGVSNVSFSFRGNNPVREAMHSVFLYHAIKAGMNMGIVNPALLEVYDDIPKDLLEYVEDVVLNRREDATERLLEFAETVQGKTKESKVDLSWRQEPLQDRITRALVKGIDQYIIEDVEEAREHASRPLEVIEGHLMTGMNVVGDLFGSGKMFLPQVVKSARVMKKAVAYLEPFIEESKKAPQPPKGEQYWATANPILYGLLKEHAQKMRNQPTKAEAMLWNALSGKNLDGYKFRRQHIIGEFIADFICLKQNLIVEVDGGIHQLPENKKSDAERTSWLENQGYRVIRFTNNEVLGDLESVLEAIHTQLLSSPPSGELEGAGTAGKILMATVKGDVHDIGKNIVSVVLACNNYEIVDLGVMVPPEKIINRAIEEKVDIIGLSGLITPSLDEMVFLAKEMERQNFDVPLLIGGATTSKAHTAVKIDPMYSQSVVHVHDASRAVTVVGDLLQKETSETYKKSIKLDYESFREKFLNRTKQKEYLSLQEARANKLQIEFKEEDIYKPNQLGIEFWDNFDLSELKEFIDWTPFFRSWDLHGKYPAILEDEVIGEQANELFHDAQILLKKVLDEKLLNGKAIFGLFPANTIDGDDIEVLSKEHGKFIFRTLRQQLKKRDGVPNIALADFIAPKAIGIQDYIGCFCVTAGFGTQELATAFEKDHDDYGSIMIKALADRLAEAFAEYLHKEVRTRYWGYAAKEKLDNQALIDEKYKGIRPAPGYPACPDHLEKLTIWELLGVEEKIGVTLTESLAMWPAASVSGYYFGHPESKYFGLGKIKPDQVEDFAKRKNLGLEDAKKWLAPNLVDVD
- a CDS encoding NAD(P)/FAD-dependent oxidoreductase, whose protein sequence is MIKTDILIIGAGPTGLFTVFEAGLLKLKCHLIDALPQPGGQCSEIYPKKPIYDIPAYPEILAGDLVERLLEQIKPFNAGYTLGERAETLEKQEDGSFIVTTNKGTKHHAPVVVIAGGLGSFEPRKPQLENLERYEDNGVSYIIKDPEVYRDKKVVIAGGGDSALDWAIYLADVASEVSLVHRRNEFRGALDSVEKARELAQLGKIKLYTKAEVKELHGNKELQAVVIKSTEPDKEPTYLEVDHFIPLFGLSPKLGPLGNWGLEIEKNAIKVNNAKDYQTNIPGVFAIGDVNTYEGKLKLILSGFHEAAVMCQYAYQIINPDKRFVMKYTTVGGVEGFDGTKKEAKKEVVQSIL
- the cobA gene encoding uroporphyrinogen-III C-methyltransferase, with the protein product MRIKGTQYHPPFGETGGALGKLTVVGAGPGAIDLITLRGIKALQSADVVLYDALVDSELLGYAPKSEHIFVGKRKGCYSYQQEQINELIVQRGKQGKHVVRLKGGDPFVFGRGAEEMEYAAEYGLEVAVVPGISSSVAVPANAHIPVTKRGAAESFWVITGTTKEHRLSNDVALAAKSSATVVILMGMSKLSEIMELFKKEGKTDTPVAIIQEGTTRNEKIGIGTVVTIEAKVRGQQLSNPAIIVIGEVVKHRNKLMEIQKQQMVCT
- a CDS encoding homocysteine S-methyltransferase family protein — encoded protein: MSRIKSLLEERILILDGAMGTMLQRYKFTEEDFRGDRFKDWPHPLQGNNDLLSLTQPDAIAEVHRKYFEAGADIVETNTFSGTTIAMADYGMEELVYELNYESARIAKKVADEFTLKEPHKPRFVAGSMGPTNKTASLSPDVNDPGFRAVSFDELRIAYKLQAEALLDGGSDMLLVETIFDTLNAKAALFAIEEVKEERNIQVPIMVSGTITDASGRTLSGQTAEAFLISISHIPILSVGFNCALGAKQLTPHLEVISAKSDHAISAHPNAGLPNAFGEYDETPEQMASQIKEYLEKGLVNIVGGCCGTTPEHIKAIAELVKHYAPRELLVNG
- a CDS encoding four helix bundle protein, coding for MDYKELDIWLKARELVRQVYLLTRVFPKEEQFSLTSQLRRCVISVSSNIAEGCGRQSSKETIHFLHIARGLLFEVETQIILANDLEYTTGDISEILREIERVKKLLNGFINYHKKL